The region GCTCCCTGGCTCTTCAGCTTGTGAATCACCAGCTCGGGTGTGGAGGAAGGCACGATGATGGTTGCAGGGATATTGAGTTTTCTGGCAACATACGCTGTCGCCATGCCAGCATTGCCACCTACAAACAGTGTACAGTCATCAAGAAGCAATATGGAAATAAACATCGGTTTCCATTGGAAGAAGTGAATAAGCTTACCTGATGAACAGATTACACCTTTTGATCCAGGACCTGCAACCTATAAGGGACAATATTTCATGGCTTACTACaacagcaccacttggtgtatgacttTAAAACGCCTAGCTGATATTTTGGTAATGTACAGCCACAAggaaaattaagtcaaatagataatttattttaaaattatacaacgcaaaaaagtgttgcatattcaaccaagtagtTGGTAAGGTGGAAAGtttccaatcaaaatgaaataggTCTACTTATGTACAAAAAATTAAGTTGATACTACAATGCCTTAGCATGTTTTGATCAGTTCAAACaggattgaaaaataaatgtaataaaatacctttcattttatttttttgacaagaAAAAACTGGCCTTCATGTGGTTTTGATGTGTATGTTCGATCGTCTTTTTggatacaatttaaaaaaagtgaactCTGAACACTATTTCTACAAAGCAGCTCAAATTACCAAATGAAACATTCCTTCTCAATAGCGGTTTTATCTTTATGCCTGAGATATGCAAGCAGTTGTAATTCATGACTAAACAAGTAGGAGTACATTTGATCTGTCTTCTACTCTCTTCCACGCAGAGGCGCAGAATGATGGTTGAGACAACGTGCGTTGGTATAGCCTACATAAGGTTGTGCATACCTCCACTCTATATACCGCGTGTGGACAGCAGAGAGGGCTATACTCAAATACATAATGCAGTAGTGGAAATACTGTACGGACAGCCATTTTGCTGAAACTTGTATTTTTACAGTGGGTGTTAATCGTGCAAGCAGTAAACCTGCATCTACTAATTCATTTCCATATTTACAGTAGTCCGGGAAAAATGCTGATAGTATACCGTTCGTCTTAACTGCCATAGCTGTAATTGCTATATTTGCACGCTGGAAGAAACTTTGACTACGAGGAAGCTCACCTTCTGACACAGGTGTCCTATCCCCCGAATTTTGAAGGAGCCGGAAGGTTGGGCATTATCCATCTTCAAGTAGACAGGGGTACCAATCCTTTTCGACATGTCCAGACTTTCCAGGAGCGGAGTGTTTACGTGAAAGCATTCTGAATTCGACATGGCTCCTGTTGTGGACTAGTCGTTAATTTACAGAATGACGTTTGCACATGTTAGTGAAACGTATACCTagttaaatgcattgaaataggTAACTGGCCAgcatgcatgtttcatattaAATCCATTGCAATGATGGGTGGGCAACTGCACACCTGACGTATTCCCGTGTGACATGGGCAGGGGATTGTCCAGCGGGAACAGATTTACGTCCACAAATCGTTGAAATAACTACCATGAATTTACATTATAGTAAAGTACTCAGCCAATCTGACAATCGTGACCAGATACTCATCGCAATTACTCaccttaaatgtattttaagaaaaatgtCTCTTCCTCCGCGAAATCGCCAGGTAGCGGACACACCACCGGTTCAAAGTTTACTTGGGTTCATATAACAGTTCGGGTCACTAAGCAAAATTTGCACGGAACACTAACTATTGGTAGCGCACGTACGTAAACGGTCGTTTCGAAGTTCTGGTGTAACTATTCACTTCAAGGacattttttaatacaaataatttacatAACGCTACAGAACAGTGCTGTAATGGAACTTTAAATATCTGCCTTTGGGATCATGTGACGTTAGGCTTTTCCAAAGGGACAAACGCCATCTGCTGACAGAATAGTCCTTGCGCGTCAGATAGCAACACAATCATGCAAGACACTGGGGGGCACAAAATGCCAATCAATTCTTAGTGTGCATAAGTGATACAAACTTTTCTTCTCACTAAGCTCTACTCAAGTACTTTGTGTCCTGAGTTATTGTGCTTTACCTTTTGGGAACACCCTTGACTATACTTTTAGAAGTTGAGGGCTGTTGATGGAAATGTGGCCACATAAGCTTAGCCAAAATAAGTAGAAAAACTGTCAAGCCTCATTTCAGAATATCCTATAAATGCTCAATTGGGATCAGAAGGATGTGATCATTATCATGAAGCTCaaacaaatgtgaaaaaatcCCCTCTCTGCAGTATGTTTAATATGGGAAAATCACTCAAACTATTAAGCAATTGTCAACAATAGACTTAAGTGCACAAATACACCAAAACCATGTGTGTCTCATGCTGGCACTGCAAAAAGGCTGTCTCATGTGTATTAGTCCTGTAATGAGGCGTAAAATCGTTCTTttctcaagtataaaatactagtttgttttaagttaggttttgtgttttgtaataAAATCGTCAACCCATTCTCaaattgtgaaattaaaatTGTGAATTCCTCACCTCACTGGCAATCTTTTTGTCTTCTGTTTATTTAACAGAAAAGTAATATAAATACTATTTTAAAAGTAAATATAGGACTACAAAACTTAAGACTGGCACTtccgtttattttttatttttttatttttttgctgtgtgtagtgtaactTCTTTGGTTTACCATGAATGCACTCACTGTAAAATAGAACCGAAACCAgtcaaacgcacacactcaccagttTGATATGCATGGGAAAAAAAGACAGTTCTCATACCGGGGCATAGTTTTATTGTGCACATTTACATAACGTGTTGCGTGAgtggtgtgtctgtaggccaTACAGCACCTGCATCGCAGTTATGCTCCGAACAGCAGAAAGTCAATCATCCCTTCACTTGTTCTTCCCACCACAGTATTTACAGGTATATTCAGCGGTCAAGCTCTGTACAGCATTGGCTTGGTATGGGTAAAAATTACACAACTCTTAAAATATTGGGAAAAAGGCAAATTGATGTTATGCAACGTACAAATCCCTGCCTAAATGTAAAACAATGCGTGAATATAGGCTTTTATGGACAGTCTCCTTGAAAGTGTTTGCTTTCAAGGAAAAGCGATTTACACGTAGCGGTTTTTGAAAGTGCTCGGTAGTTAGACTGCagcactcccctgtctgtggcCTCGTGAGGAACGGACCGTCCCCCTGGCACACTCCAGACCTACATCCTCAGCACCCTCCATCTTCTGGTCCTCCTCCAGGACTCCGCGTCATTCCAATCAATAAACACTTACACTGCACTTCTCTAAAACTGCACTACACGTCCTAATCTCTGCATGGCTCAGCCTCCCACACTGCAAAAAGAGTCTGTCTCAACAAGTGCTTTGGTCCTGTAATGagacttttaaaaaatcttctcttgggtagaaaatatttgcttgctttaagttactgtttgcttgttaAGTGAGATTTTCACACCTCAATGGCAATAATTTTGCCTTATTtagcaaagaaataacagaaatacaattttaagtttaaaataaataaaagacacacagtacttgttgagattgacaaaattgatacattttggtttttgcagtgcattctCCGGTCCTTCTCTCCGGAAGGAGACAAGTCTCTATGGGGTTTCCTTCATCACTCGACAACGGCAAGAGCTGTTCTCCGCCCGTTCAGAGCGCATCACTTCCTCTCAACCCCAGCTCTCCGCCCGTTCAGAGAGCATCACTTCCTCTCAACCCCTGCTCTCCGCCCAATCAGAGCGCATCACTTCCTCCCAACCCCTGCTCTCTGCCCAATCAGAGCGCATCACTTCCTCCCAACCCCTACTCTCCGCCCAATCAGAGCGCATCACTTCCTCCTAACCCCTGTTCTCCGCCCAATCAGAGCGCATCACTTCCTCCCAACCCCTGCTCTCCGCCCAATCAGAGCGCATCACTTCCTCCCAACCCCTGCTCTCTGCCCAATCAGAGCACATCACTTCCTCCTAACCCATGTTCTCCGCCCAATCAGAGCGCAACACTTCCTCTTGGCTTCACTGAACACATTCACGTCCCCTCTGACACAAGGGAGAGGAAACAAACACGACGTGGAAAGAACCACGTTCCTTAAATGTCAATGggcagtgtttaaaaaaagaaacaaaaaataatgtgtGAGTAATGACGGACTCTTCCGTTATGAGTGGGCTTCAGCCTTGAgatgaaatgaaaattaaacgGGTATGAGTTGAACCAGACGGGAGAGGCTGAGTGCCTGAGTCCAGCTCGCTGTGTGGGCCTGGTCTGCCAGTCCATAAAACCCACACTGCCGCCCCCAGAaccccgtctcccctgccagggAGTGGCAGCGACACGGGGAGGGGCGGTTCCATGATCCAGTCGTTGTCCGCGGGTCCAGTTTTACATCCCAAAGAACGGGTTGATGCCCTCACTGCGCATCTACGCCAGGGAGCGCTGTCGCGGCTTTATCCGGGGGTACAGCTGCAGGGACAGAAGACACACAGTAAACCGTTAGCTTGAATTACTCGCTGCACCAGCTTCTGTTCAACAGCAGGGGGAGCTGGCTTTCCAGGCTATAGAAGTGCCGTGTTAAAGTAACTATTAACTACTTTGCTTTCTAAAACactatgtgcagtgtgtgaaggTCATTGGGCAACAGATTTGTGTTCAAGTACTTGTGATGCGTGAAGTGTGAATGACAGTCTGTCACAGCAATCGCTACTTCTGCAGCTGCATGTCAAGCAATCAGAGGGGATGGTTTCAGCACTCTAAAGATGAACTGATCGCACCCCTGGCTGTACGAAAAACTCCCTATTATTATGaatgactacatttcccagaattccctgggtatatttaaaataaagtgaTTGCCAGTTCGTATGTAGAGTGGTGTGCTCCCGACTTTTGGAGCAGCTTGGTAGACCAGATCATCCCCCTATTCCACAGGAGGCCAACCCGGGTCCTGGGTAGCTGCAGAGTGCACTGTCTTTTGATTTCACCATACAAACAACAATCACTTTAAACttaagaaaccaggtgaggtgagttaaccgtgtaaGCTGCTTTAATTGATGAATGAAGTGCCAAGTAAGACCAGGGTTGGCCACTCCTGGCCTATTCCTTCTGACCAAGGAAGGTTAATCAGTTTGCACAATCCCCCAGCAGTTGACATACTTTACATCTGCTGTAAATGTGGCCTGAGGAGCGGCAGTAGCAGCTCTCCTCCACAGGGGGCGCCGGTACTCACCCCCAGCAGGTTCCGCGGGACGTAGCCCTCCTTGTCGTTGAGCCGAGCCCACCACCACTCCGTCTCGCTGTCGTCCTTCCTGCGCAGGATGGTGATGGCGTCACCCTCTTTGAAGGACAGCTCGTCTGAGCCCTGGGCCTCGTAGTCCCACAGGCCGAACACGCCGCCCTTGTTCATCACCCCCAGCTTCTCCTGCacacctggagagaggaggggagaggggggcattAGAGACAGCTcctatgcattacattacattacggaTATTTATCCAAAGTTACTTAGTTGATTTTACGAAGCAGGagaaatcccccctggagcaatgcggggttaagggccttgctcaagggctcacaGCTGCTTGGATTATTATGGTTACACTgggtttgaaccaccagccttctgagtcccagtcaagcaacttggCCACTAGGGCTGCCCCATGCCCTATGCACCACCCTCTTCCTCACCCCACCCTCAGGCCGGCCACTCACCGTAGAGGAACTGTGAGCACTGGATGTagccctcctccatctcctcgcACTTGTCGGCGGCCGTCTCCACGTCGCTGATGGTGGTGGCGAAGATGGCGGCTCCTGACTCCACCAGCAGCTTGCACAGGTGCACGCTGTTACAGGACGCGGCACAGTGCAGGGGCGTCCTGGGCACGACACAGCGAACACAGTCAGCAGATGCTATtaacataccacacacatagTCCCTACTTTTCCTTTCATTCTCACCCTAAAAATGAGTTTGCTTACACACTACAAAAGTTTTTGACAGATCTCTTACTGAACAAGGCAATATAAGCCGTTTAAACGAAGAATGAGttatgagagtgagagtgagagttttAATCTATGCTCAGAtctactcaactccaggtcctgtggAGTACAGGGTTGATGCAAATACCTGCTTACACTGTACCCCCCAGAATCATAGAATGATAGGCATTCCTAAATATGGAGAGGACTCCATGATTATCATGAAATGGCTGCTTCTGCAGTAACACTGAGGCTCAGCTCCCTGCTCAGAAGCACGCGAGGCTCAGCCTTACCAGCCATCACTGTCGGCAGCATTGACGTTGACCCCGAAGTCCAGCAGGAACTTGACGATGTGGTGGTGTCCGGCGCAGACGGCGTTGTGCAGGGGCGTGATGCCCTCGTCGTTGGGCTTACTGGGGTTCTCCACctgggaagggcacagtgaaaTAACGGGGAATAAGAGAGATGTCTGACACGGCTGCGGAGGTTGAGTGAGATGTCCTACATGGGTGATGATGACAAAGATGTCTGACATGCCTGCGGATGGTTAAGATGTCTGACACGACTGAGGATGACTAAGATGTCTGACACCTGACAAGCCTGAGGATGACTGGTATGTCTGATATGGCTGAAGATGACCGGGATTGTCTGACACAGCTGAGGATGACTAAGATGTCTGACACCTGACAAGCCTGAGGATGACTGGGATCTCCGATATGGCTGAAGATGACTGGGATGTCTGACACAGCTGAGGATGACTAAGATGTCCAACTTGACTATGGATGACTAAGGCTCAGTACCTCGTAAATGATCCTCTGCACCAGGTCGAACTCTCCCTCCAGGGAGGCGTCCAGCAGCAGCGCCAGAGGGTTGAACTTCACCCGGAGCCCGTGGCCCGTCCGCTCTGATTCCGGCTTCTTCAGGTTGGTGCGTTTGACCTGCgtagaggggggcaggggagatCAGTCAGATCTGAAACAGCActacacacacttaaacagCTCCCTCCTGCAGTCTGTAAATTAACCTCACAGAGCAAGTGAACCCTACTGAGAGCACGCATTAGGTACTGACCGTAAATAACAATCACTTTCTCTTCAGTGCGGACCAAGCCAAGCTGGGGctctacagtgctcccattttaggagcacgTCTAGAGTAccaattgggatgcattagtgcACTTCTAAAGTTTTCAAATCAGAAGCAGGTGTGGGTCTAGGAAAAATGCTAGTGTAGAGCCCTGTCAGCTGAATTTAAATCCGTTACTTCAATTATTTTTATCGGTGTTTTAAACGACTAATTTAAATTCGAATTGCTTCCTTGTCCAGGTATATTGCTGAGCTCAGGACTACAGGCATGTCGCTCGTGGTGGGGAGTAGCAGACTCACCATTGGCTGGGTGGTTGTGGCTGGTTCAGTCCCCACCTCCTCGGGAGAGCTGCCCTCTGGGACTGGGCTGGGCAGGGTCTCCGTGGGCCCGGCCGGGAGGTTGTTGTTGGCATCCTCCGTAGTGTCCGTGGGCCCGGGGGTCAGGTCCTCAGTGGGCGGCAGGGGCAGCTGGTTGTCATTGGCATCGGAGgacggggcgggggcggggagggggttGGTTTCGGGGAGCTCGGCCGGGGGCGCGGTGTAGGGGGGCAGCTCCGGCAGGTTGGCGTTGGCGGCGTTGCCGTTGTCCAGGTCGGCCAGGACGTAGTCGGGGGGGTTGTTGGGCTGGTAGAAGGGCGTCCCACCCCCGCCCTCCATGCCCCCCGCCAGGGTGTTGAAGCGCTGGTACAGCAGCTTCTGGATGTTGGGTCCGCTGGGGCCCTCGGGCTCCGTGATGGAGCTGCGCTTCTTCAGGGGCCGCGGCGCGTTGGCCAGCTTCTTGCGCAGGATCTCCAGGTCGATGTCGCTCTGGTAGCGCAGGGGCGAGTGCGCCATGGGCGTCAGCTTGGTGGGGCTCAGCGGCCGCGGGATGTTCTCCACGCTGGGCGGGGCCTCCTTGGGCCCCGGGGGGCTGCTGTCGGGGTCTCCCGCCCGGTCCATCGTGTCTTCGCCTGAAACCTGGAGCGCGGGGGCTGCGGGTCCGTGCAGGaagggcaggggagagggggagttgGAGCTGGAGGGCAGGATGGGCTTCCCATAGACTGCAGAGCACAGAATGACAGAGAATATGGTTAGCCACACACCAAGAAGCTAGAATCGCTAGACACTACAGTATCTCAGACAATACATGTCACCCTCCCCACTATGTACTGTCTGACCTGACTGTCCAGCATCTAATTTGATTATCAGGGGGTATTATTTGGGGATATGCAGTTCACTTGTTTATTCATCATCACCCTCACTCCCTGGTTTGTCCGTGCTGAAGTGCTGATGTGCTGCAGTTACCTGCTTTGACGGCAGGCTTGCTGTTGGGGTAGTTTTTGGGCGCGCCCTGCTGAAGGTACATGTGGTAGATGGAGCTGGAGTTCATGGTGGGGGGCCCCTTCCTGGGGGACTGCGGGCGGGAGCCCTTATCGGCGATGTAGGGCCGCACGGCCACGGCCAGCGGGGGGTCCGTTCTCTCCCCGGCCTGGAAGGTGGGGCTGGGCGGGACAGAGATGCGCTGCTGGATCAGCTGGGAGGACGACCCGGGCAGGGCCGGGGCCCGGTGCCAGGTGGACCGGGGCAGGCTGTCCTTACGGCGGTCCAGAGAGCTGGTGGAGCCGGCTGAGGACAGCAGCCCCGAGCTGGGGTAGGTGCCGTAGCTGGGGGGGTGGGGCCTGGAGAGAGCGGGGACTGAGCCTGCCAGTTTACTGCCGTCCAGTCCCTGCGAAGGCACAGACCGTACACTGAGAAACCTGCAGCATACCTGCATTACACGGTTTGTCTTAACAAGTCTAtatacaagactaaaatactttgcTGTTACCTAACATTTTGGAACATTATCAAACTTTACCTGCTCACCATTAAAGCCGTGAGCTAACATTAGCCAACAGGtactgcacagtaaaataaatggctgccaaatgtcaatatgCCAAGAGAAGCAAGTCAATGACTGTAATCgttaaaaaacaaaacggaTAATGTTGTGCTAAATCGCTTTCCTGATTTGGTTCATGCATCCAAATAATTAAATGTCCTGGGCAAACAAAATAGAACCGTTCAAAAATAACTTTGTTTGCATTCTTCTAGTTGAATGAATTCAGGATttgaaggaagaggaggagacgaGGAGCGAGGAAAATGGAGGAACAGGGACagtcaggaggaggaggatcgGGCGGCTGTGGGCTCACCATGTCTGTGCGTACAGCCGGGGGGGTGCCCGGGGGTGCCAGCCTTCCCCCTGCGTCGGTGCCGGAGTCCTTCCAGTCCGCAGGCTTGAGCGGGGGCGTGGCCTTGCTGAGCGTGGGCCAGTTGGCATCGttggctgaggggggggggcgggggagagaaGCAGAGGGAAGGAGTGAGccgggggggagagaaagacacgGCTCTCACCACAGAACCCACCGTCGGGGCGAGCGCTTTCATTAGTGAGACAATCAGGACTGCAGCTCTGCAGCGTTTGAGGTAAGTGATTGATCGTGATTgcgctgaaaataaaataaaatttaatgaaaaaaaataataaaattgcaaCCTCAGCGCCTGCTGTCTTACGGAGTTCCGTTTACAGCGCCTGCACTTCTGGACTTTGAAgccataaacacatttttacagagagagaaagcactAAAAAGACTAGCGATTGCCCTTACACTGCAAAATAGAGTCCATCACttctctctctcgatctctctctctctctactcatTTGCCAGCATTTAAGAAAtgtcctccattttggctctatcCCAGCCTAAAGTGAGGCTCCCCTTCCCCCGCGGTGACGGCCGGTGACGAGGGCTCGTCTGAGCGATGCCCCTCACGCCTCACTGGAGCTGATCACTGCACGCTCAGTGCTTCAGGGCATTACATCACCGCTCCCCCTGCTCAGCACCGCACCGAAAAACCACCCCCGTCAGCCCCGAGTGCGCCCTGCTCCCATCAGCCCTCTGTCTGCAGAGGGGAAAGGACGAAATGGAGGGAGTGTGCCACACGTGCGTGATGATGAGCTAGGTGCGAAAAATGGGCTTGCGCCGAAAAATAGCCGTGAAGTGCTTTTTGTTCAGATAGCTGCTGACAAGCCAGGCGGCGGAGCAGATAATGCAGTGAGAGATGCTAGCTCTTCTGATCTGAGAGATGCTAGCTCTTCTGAGCTTAGAGACGCTAGCTCTTCTGAGCTGAGAGATGCTAGCTCTTCTGAGCTGCGAGATGCTAGCTCTTCTGAGCTGAAAGATGCTAGCTCTTCTGAGCTGAGAGATGCTAGCTCTTCTGAGCTGAGAGACGCTAGCTCTTCTGAGCTGAGAGACGCTAGCTCTTCTGAGCTGAGAGACGCTAGCTCTTCTGAACTGAGAGACGCTAGCTCTTCTGAACTGTACAAGTCCAGCTTCATGATGCTGGGGCCATCCGTTAGCACTGCTAACAGAAGCGCACAGAGCAATTATCGACAATCGCAGTGGAGCGTTAGAGGCAGAGGGCCCACTGTCCCGTTTCTGTCTCACTGaacccccccgcacccccacccccgagTCTGTGGGACAGGACCGTGCAGGGCAGGATCAGCGATGCTTAGGAGGCTTATAAACAAtcagaggaaggaagagagagcagcacaACACCAACAGCAGAGCGCTAGCCCAAAACAAAGCAcccagaggggggaggggatctctccactcccccctcactGTAACCTTCTCTAATTGGATTTCTCCCATGAGCTAAAAGACCTCTCTTTAACAGGCATTTCTGCTTGGCGAGGACACACGATTTTACACCCGTCTCAAATGCCAGGGATGCACAGCAGCATTAATTAGTATGAATCACCAGAAATGCAAAAGCAGGATCGCTGGGTCCCAGTTACCATTCGATAATGTCCAGTCCCAATCAATGACTGATTAGCTGCGACTGAGATTATGCAGTTATGTGCACATAACATCTAATGTGCCTACAATAGTTAGCATTTCCCAATGATTAGAGGAGTATTTTGGAAAAACGCCTTGGGCTGTACCAACCCAATAGTCCATCCATTACAAAGAAAATTCTAAAGAAAATGCATAATTCTAAAAGTTATGTAATAAAATgtctattattataattattccaATTGTAATGTATGTTACAAATATAACTGTAAATGTGTAGTATTTTAAAGTAACCAGTAAACCAAATGACTACTGATTGTTCTGCTATATACTGTAGGAAACCTATTAGACTAAACCAGCAATCACTGCTTTCATATTAGCTTTTGTTCATACTAAGACTAAAATGAAGATGAATTGGCTAGTACTACTGTAACAGTCTACTACTGGAGCACTGCTATGTGTTAATGAGAATGTTTGATGAACTGAGCTACACTACATGAAATGTAAGTTCAATCTAAATCAAATTTACTGAGGTAAATTTGACTGATGCTGAGATCAGAGATTCAGAGGCTGAGAGTGCAGTGAACCTTATCAGTGTAGAGAAGAACACTTAATGATACACaagcaagcaaacacacacatgcattcatgaACGGACGCattaacacacatgcatgcacacacacacacacatcacccacgtgcacacacacacacacacacacacacacacacacttcaggaaTAGGACACTGCTCCCACAGCTGTCTTCTGCCCAGTGCCTTTaacacacaccaacaatcaCTGCCATTTCAAGAGCAAGTCACCTTCAGCTGAGATGAGTGCTTATCTGTCCTGCCCATACAGTTACACTTCCTCAGAGAGGGGGGGTTTCACAGTGCATCTGGCAACCCTCACCGACTTCCAAACATCATGCCTCAGCATGACTCTCATATCTAAATCATACTGTAATAATAAATAGCACCAGGTTCCCTCATCATTTCCTGCTCTTCCACCTTCATCTGTCCTTCACATTCTGACCCAAAAACCAAAGGGCTTCAGTTATCAGCCTAGCCTGAGCCCAGCCTCTCAAACACTCCCATTTACACTGAAACCATTATACTGAATTAAGCAGTCATAACCACAGAGCACAGACTGTGGCTGGCTGGTTTTCTGAATGCTAAACCTGAGAGTGAGCAACTCAGACAGCAAATTTATGGCCGTCTGTATTCAGGCCTGGTGTCTTATGCATATTAgccaacagtttttttttctctgcaggCAGAGCGGTGATACATCTCCACTCATCCAGCACCAGCTGCCAGTGATTCCAGGTGTGTGAAAGGgcttggggaggggggaggagccaTGCCTCTACATGCGTGGGGAGGGGGGCCCACAGAGGGGGGTACAGCGAGCACCCACACGTGTGCACTACTATTGATAAGGTTCAGAgccctcctcctgctgcacctGCAGACTCACAGGACACAGCGTCGGACCCCGAGGGCGCCCCGGGCTCGGGGCAGGACGGCAACAGAGGATCCACTATGATGTCTAAGTCTGAGACCTTCCAGGGGCCGGAGGGCTTTCTGACCCCGCGGCCCTCGCTCTCTGCCGGCCCAGAGGGACACCAGACCCACGACAGGAAGGACAAACAATGAAGGGCAGGGAAAAAAATGGGAGAGCAAGGGAAAAGACAAAAGAGTACAAATCATAAGAGGTTCGGAGGAGGAAAcggcaagaaaaaaaactgagaaCAAAAGACCAATTCAACAGGATTAAGAACGGCGGTAGGAGAGGAACGGGTGGAGCGAACGACTGGGACGGGGCTGGACTGCG is a window of Conger conger chromosome 1, fConCon1.1, whole genome shotgun sequence DNA encoding:
- the ppp1r13ba gene encoding protein phosphatase 1, regulatory subunit 13Ba isoform X2; the protein is MKKFFAMVFNNLVSLSKETPWRLERKGKGRTLRRAAKMILTVFLSDSEKLLTEVPITPETSCRDVVEFCREPGESGCHLAEVWRGNERAIPFDHMMYEHLQKWGPRKQEVKFFLRHEDSPTEGSDQGSQQSQDQGNKANGANTDNVCQNGVGNPRVELTLSELQEMATRQQQQIENQQQMLVAKEQRLRYLKQQERRQQQAVCETEKLQRLKERVDNQEAKLKKIRAMRGQVDYSKVINGNLSAEIEHINGMFQEKQQELQSAVLKVDQLTQQLEDLRRGKLNGLQTLSGQVTGTAALELRKLYQELQIRNKLNQEQNSKLQQHKDVLNKRNMEVTLMDKRIAELRDRLYKKKAELNRINGTPSPQPPPGSSGRVAAVGPYIQVPVPGRQEGGYMVPPEPLKPQSLGVTAAINHARSKSANDANWPTLSKATPPLKPADWKDSGTDAGGRLAPPGTPPAVRTDMGLDGSKLAGSVPALSRPHPPSYGTYPSSGLLSSAGSTSSLDRRKDSLPRSTWHRAPALPGSSSQLIQQRISVPPSPTFQAGERTDPPLAVAVRPYIADKGSRPQSPRKGPPTMNSSSIYHMYLQQGAPKNYPNSKPAVKAVYGKPILPSSSNSPSPLPFLHGPAAPALQVSGEDTMDRAGDPDSSPPGPKEAPPSVENIPRPLSPTKLTPMAHSPLRYQSDIDLEILRKKLANAPRPLKKRSSITEPEGPSGPNIQKLLYQRFNTLAGGMEGGGGTPFYQPNNPPDYVLADLDNGNAANANLPELPPYTAPPAELPETNPLPAPAPSSDANDNQLPLPPTEDLTPGPTDTTEDANNNLPAGPTETLPSPVPEGSSPEEVGTEPATTTQPMVKRTNLKKPESERTGHGLRVKFNPLALLLDASLEGEFDLVQRIIYEVENPSKPNDEGITPLHNAVCAGHHHIVKFLLDFGVNVNAADSDGWTPLHCAASCNSVHLCKLLVESGAAIFATTISDVETAADKCEEMEEGYIQCSQFLYGVQEKLGVMNKGGVFGLWDYEAQGSDELSFKEGDAITILRRKDDSETEWWWARLNDKEGYVPRNLLGLYPRIKPRQRSLA
- the ppp1r13ba gene encoding protein phosphatase 1, regulatory subunit 13Ba isoform X4; this encodes MILTVFLSDSEKLLTEVPITPETSCRDVVEFCREPGESGCHLAEVWRGNERAIPFDHMMYEHLQKWGPRKQEVKFFLRHEDSPTEGSDQGSQQSQDQGNKANGANTDNVCQNGVGNPRVELTLSELQEMATRQQQQIENQQQMLVAKEQRLRYLKQQERRQQQAVCETEKLQRLKERVDNQEAKLKKIRAMRGQVDYSKVINGNLSAEIEHINGMFQEKQQELQSAVLKVDQLTQQLEDLRRGKLNGLQTLSGQVTGTAALELRKLYQELQIRNKLNQEQNSKLQQHKDVLNKRNMEVTLMDKRIAELRDRLYKKKAEARQKENIPLNRINGTPSPQPPPGSSGRVAAVGPYIQVPVPGRQEGGYMVPPEPLKPQSLGVTAAINHARSKSANDANWPTLSKATPPLKPADWKDSGTDAGGRLAPPGTPPAVRTDMGLDGSKLAGSVPALSRPHPPSYGTYPSSGLLSSAGSTSSLDRRKDSLPRSTWHRAPALPGSSSQLIQQRISVPPSPTFQAGERTDPPLAVAVRPYIADKGSRPQSPRKGPPTMNSSSIYHMYLQQGAPKNYPNSKPAVKAVYGKPILPSSSNSPSPLPFLHGPAAPALQVSGEDTMDRAGDPDSSPPGPKEAPPSVENIPRPLSPTKLTPMAHSPLRYQSDIDLEILRKKLANAPRPLKKRSSITEPEGPSGPNIQKLLYQRFNTLAGGMEGGGGTPFYQPNNPPDYVLADLDNGNAANANLPELPPYTAPPAELPETNPLPAPAPSSDANDNQLPLPPTEDLTPGPTDTTEDANNNLPAGPTETLPSPVPEGSSPEEVGTEPATTTQPMVKRTNLKKPESERTGHGLRVKFNPLALLLDASLEGEFDLVQRIIYEVENPSKPNDEGITPLHNAVCAGHHHIVKFLLDFGVNVNAADSDGWTPLHCAASCNSVHLCKLLVESGAAIFATTISDVETAADKCEEMEEGYIQCSQFLYGVQEKLGVMNKGGVFGLWDYEAQGSDELSFKEGDAITILRRKDDSETEWWWARLNDKEGYVPRNLLGLYPRIKPRQRSLA